Proteins from a genomic interval of Piscinibacter sp. HJYY11:
- a CDS encoding tetratricopeptide repeat protein, protein MTTFTSPLRTLALCSTFVLLAACSSKADRIESGLVKGADYVRQADWDKASVEARNVLQMDPKNAQAYYLAGKIAEAKAEVQRAYASYSKAVELQPQHLDAKAGLARLFLLADRVPDAEAAIADGLALDPKHPGVLTARAALTARKGDAEGAIAQARAVIAGEKAPPVDPSVLIAGLYTAQGKTTAALEAIEAALKAHPNHLGLLQVAAKVAAASTDPTERARAAGYYRTASEQAPRNTELWTAWAVHHTRLNELDEAEAVLRAAIKSQPDDSARQLSLVDFMAARRSKDAAEKEFLALIDKRPKDTALRFGLANFYRNSQRPDDARKVLQDIVASGKESPAALTARNQLAAEALALGKTGEAKTLNSEVLTANPRDGSALLMRGRLQLADGDARSAIIDLRAAAKDQPGSPEVTALLAQAHRAAGEPQLAREVLVDAVKFKPGSADLRLLLAADMADGKDYAGATAEIDAALKAAPQHQRAHEMKAQIALAQKNPAGAEAVYTTLKQKAPSDANAPLKLGQLYAEQKKYDAALKEFDLAARLAPKAEAPVLSAVGVLIAQRRFDEAHKRIDGFAEQINAPAFAHRMHAEVAVAQGDLARAEQAYQRMVEAAPTSPAAYQGLAQVKARQGRMPEALALLEKAEKANPNDKALAALRAEWTVRAGRNDEAITLYEALLKRNPGDPAAANNLAYLLSETRPQDKASLERALGLMRQFADSPNPEYLDTLGWTHYKLGQYGEAVIVLERAVKRAPDAALLQLHLGLALHKKGDTARAQAHLKKALDSKTALPGLDEARTLLAMK, encoded by the coding sequence ATGACGACCTTCACTTCCCCCCTGCGTACCCTCGCCCTGTGCAGCACCTTCGTGCTGCTGGCTGCCTGCAGCAGCAAGGCCGACCGCATCGAGTCGGGCCTCGTCAAAGGAGCCGACTACGTGCGCCAGGCCGACTGGGACAAGGCCAGCGTCGAGGCGCGCAACGTGCTGCAGATGGACCCGAAGAACGCCCAGGCCTACTACCTCGCCGGGAAGATCGCCGAAGCGAAGGCCGAGGTGCAGCGCGCCTACGCCAGCTACAGCAAGGCGGTGGAGCTCCAGCCGCAACACCTGGATGCGAAGGCCGGCCTGGCGCGCCTGTTCCTGCTGGCCGACCGTGTGCCGGACGCCGAGGCCGCCATCGCCGACGGCCTGGCCCTCGACCCGAAGCACCCCGGCGTGCTGACCGCCCGCGCCGCCCTCACCGCACGCAAGGGCGACGCCGAAGGCGCGATCGCGCAGGCGCGTGCGGTGATTGCTGGCGAGAAGGCGCCGCCGGTCGATCCGAGCGTGCTCATCGCCGGCCTCTACACGGCACAGGGCAAGACCACCGCGGCACTGGAGGCCATCGAGGCTGCACTCAAGGCCCACCCGAACCACCTCGGCCTGCTGCAAGTGGCCGCCAAGGTGGCCGCTGCCAGCACCGACCCGACCGAGCGGGCCCGCGCCGCCGGCTACTACCGCACGGCCAGTGAGCAGGCGCCGCGCAACACCGAGCTCTGGACGGCCTGGGCCGTCCACCACACCCGTCTCAACGAGCTCGACGAGGCCGAAGCCGTCTTGCGTGCGGCGATCAAGTCGCAGCCCGACGACAGCGCGCGCCAGCTGTCGCTGGTCGATTTCATGGCGGCACGCCGCAGCAAGGACGCGGCCGAGAAGGAGTTCCTCGCCCTCATCGACAAGCGCCCGAAAGACACGGCGCTACGCTTCGGGCTCGCCAACTTCTACCGCAACAGCCAGCGCCCTGACGACGCGCGCAAGGTGCTGCAGGACATCGTGGCCAGCGGCAAGGAGAGTCCGGCCGCCTTGACTGCCCGCAACCAGCTTGCCGCCGAGGCGCTCGCGCTCGGCAAGACAGGCGAAGCCAAGACGCTCAACAGCGAAGTGCTCACCGCCAACCCGCGTGACGGCTCTGCGCTGCTGATGCGGGGCCGCCTGCAGCTGGCCGATGGCGACGCCCGCAGTGCCATCATCGACCTGCGTGCCGCCGCAAAAGACCAACCGGGCTCTCCTGAAGTCACCGCTCTCCTCGCGCAGGCGCACCGCGCGGCTGGCGAGCCGCAGCTCGCGCGTGAGGTGCTGGTCGACGCGGTCAAGTTCAAGCCCGGCAGCGCCGACCTGCGCCTCTTGCTGGCGGCCGACATGGCCGACGGCAAGGACTACGCAGGTGCCACTGCCGAGATCGACGCGGCCCTCAAGGCCGCTCCGCAGCATCAGCGTGCCCATGAGATGAAGGCGCAGATCGCGCTCGCGCAGAAGAACCCCGCAGGTGCCGAGGCGGTCTACACCACGCTCAAGCAGAAGGCCCCGAGCGACGCCAACGCGCCACTCAAGCTCGGCCAACTCTATGCCGAGCAGAAGAAGTACGACGCGGCCCTGAAGGAATTCGACCTCGCGGCCAGGCTGGCACCGAAGGCCGAGGCCCCGGTGCTGTCGGCCGTCGGCGTGCTGATCGCGCAGCGCCGCTTCGACGAAGCCCACAAGCGCATCGACGGTTTCGCCGAGCAGATCAACGCTCCCGCCTTTGCACACCGCATGCATGCGGAGGTGGCCGTGGCGCAGGGCGACCTGGCCCGCGCCGAGCAGGCATACCAGCGCATGGTCGAAGCCGCTCCCACCTCTCCTGCGGCCTACCAGGGCCTGGCGCAGGTGAAGGCCCGCCAGGGCCGCATGCCTGAAGCCCTGGCCCTGCTGGAGAAGGCCGAGAAAGCCAACCCGAACGACAAGGCCCTTGCTGCCCTTCGAGCGGAGTGGACGGTGCGCGCTGGCCGCAACGACGAGGCCATCACCCTGTACGAAGCCCTGCTCAAGCGCAACCCGGGCGACCCGGCCGCCGCCAACAACCTCGCCTACCTGCTCAGCGAGACACGTCCGCAAGACAAGGCCAGTCTTGAGCGCGCACTCGGCCTCATGCGGCAATTCGCCGATTCACCCAACCCCGAGTACCT